A single region of the Anguilla rostrata isolate EN2019 chromosome 11, ASM1855537v3, whole genome shotgun sequence genome encodes:
- the comta gene encoding catechol O-methyltransferase A, with translation MWLYFLSACAGGVAVLYVLYSWLIPAAVQYSGWWALLWHDVVVERTLDVLTGSTRPQRLLSAVQKNATRGDAQSVISAIDHFCRHKEWAMNVGDEKGPILDGVVSEANPGSALELGTYCGYSTVRIARLLPPGALLITLEFNPAYAAVARQVIAWAGLQDKVRLVEGPSGDLIPQMKELFGVQTFDFVFLDHWKDRYLPDAKLLEECGLLRKGSVLLADNVICPGTPEYLEYVRNSPRYESRYFRSHLEYTRAEDGLEKSVFLG, from the exons ATGTGGCTGTACTTCCTGTCGGCGTGCGCCGGGGGCGTGGCCGTCCTGTACGTGCTGTACTCCTGGCTGATCCCGGCCGCCGTGCAGTACAGCGGGTGGTGGGCGCTCCTGTGGCACGACGTCGTCGTGGAGCGCACGCTCGACGTCCTCACGGGCTCCACGCGACCCCAG CGCCTCCTGAGTGCGGTGCAGAAGAACGCCACCCGGGGAGACGCCCAGAGCGTGATCTCCGCCATCGACCACTTCTGCCGGCACAAGGAGTGGGCCATGAACGTGGGCGACGAGAAAG GCCCCATCCTGGACGGCGTGGTGAGCGAGGCGAACCCCGGCTCGGCCCTGGAGCTGGGCACGTACTGCGGCTACTCCACCGTGCGCATCGCCCGCCTGCTGCCACCGGGGGCGCTGCTGATCACGCTGGAGTTCAACCCGGCGTACGCCGCCGTGGCCAGGCAGGTCATCGCCTGGGCGGGGCTGCAGGACAAG GTTCGGCTGGTCGAAGGGCCTTCCGGAGACCTGATCCCCCAGATGAAGGAGCTCTTCGGCGTCCAGACTTTCGACTTCGTTTTCCTGGACCACTGGAAAGACCGCTACCTGCCCGACGCCAAGCTGCTCGAG GAGTGCGGCCTGCTCAGGAAAGGCTCCGTGCTGCTGGCGGACAACGTCATCTGCCCCGGGACCCCGGAGTACCTGGAGTACGTCCGAAACAGCCCCCGCTACGAGAGCCGCTACTTCCGGTCGCACCTGGAGTACACGCGGGCAGAGGACGGGCTGGAGAAGTCCGTCTTCctggggtag
- the abt1 gene encoding activator of basal transcription 1, giving the protein MSDTEEEATALEVGGATVTDTSGEMEESATEELEDSREAGSEGDVETEEEENDGTQGEDEDKDEDKEKSSKKKTAPGIVYLGHIPPRLRPKHMRNMLSCYGEIGRIFLQPEDHSIRRKKKKTGSKARSFTEGWVEFRDKRVAKKVAASLHNTPMGARKRNHFSDDLWCIKYLHRFHWCHLSERLAYEQTVRQQRMRTEISQAKRETNFYLANVEKSRNLDKLRKTRQRKGEAVEEKSWDFTQRRTEDEMRQGRLRRQAVSRKGLEKAQDKARLIQEKAQSNVSLLAKIFNSTAPRD; this is encoded by the exons ATGTCGGACACAGAAGAGGAGGCTACCGCgctggaggtgggaggggccacgGTGACTGACACCTCTGGTGAGATGGAGGAAAGTGCGACTGAAGAGCTCGAGGACAGCCGGGAGGCGGGGAGCGAAGGCGATGTGGAGACTGAGGAGGAAGAAAACGACGGAACGCAAGGAGAAGATGAGGATAAAGATGAAGATAAGGAGAAGTCCTCAAAAAAGAAGACTGCGCCTGGGATAGTCTATTTGGGGCACATCCCGCCCAGGCTGAGGCCCAAACACATGCGGAACATGCTCAGTTGCTATGGAGAAATAGGGCGGATATTTCTGCAGCCTGAGG ACCACTCCAtcaggaggaagaagaagaagacgggCAGTAAGGCTCGCAGCTTCACGGAGGGCTGGGTGGAGTTCAGGGACAAGCGCGTGGCCAAGAAGGTGGCCGCCAGCCTGCAcaacacgcccatgggcgcCCGCAAGAGGAACCACTTCAGCGACGACCTCTGGTGCATCAAG tacCTGCACAGGTTCCACTGGTGCCACCTGAGCGAGCGGCTGGCCTACGAGCAGACGGTGCGGCAGCAGCGCATGCGCACCGAGATCTCGCAGGCCAAGCGCGAGACCAACTTCTACCTGGCCAACGTGGAGAAGAGCCGCAACCTGGACAAGCTGAGGAAGACGAGGCAGAGGAAGGGCGAGGCGGTGGAGGAGAAGAGCTGGGACTTCACGCAGCGGCGCACCGAGGACGAGATGCGCCAGGGCCGCCTCCGCAGGCAGGCCGTCTCCCGGAAGGGCCTGGAGAAGGCCCAGGACAAGGCCCGGCTCATCCAGGAGAAGGCCCAGTCCAACGTGTCCCTGCTGGCCAAGATCTTCAACAGCACGGCGCCCAGGGACTGA